TCTCCGACCTCGACACTTTTTCCATTTCCGATTGGTTTGCACACACATCGAAGGACATACTGGTGGCCAATTTCGGTGTACCGAAAAGAGCCTTTGCCAACATCCCGGCGAAACAGCGATGCATTTTTCAAGCAAAGGTGCCCGGCCCGTTGGAAAGTCAAAAGGTACCGTCTCCATACGGTATTGTGCCAAAGAGATTCACACATCGGCTACTTGCGCAGCAGCTGATTGTATCTCCGGGGAGGGATTACGCAGACGTGTCCCTGAACCAGTGGATGGCGCTGACTCCCCGGGATCTGGTAGAGGACAGCTTGCATGTAGGATCGGAACTGATGAACGCACTACGGAAGGAGAAATGGCCTGTCGTTAAATATGTCAACACTGCTTAACAAAGAACCGGATTTGAGACTTCTAGGGAGCAAAACGGATTGTAAAAGGGATTTAAGATTTTGCAAATAAGCATGTTTTATTGACTAAGCAATCATGTCCCCTATATTGGTTATGCCAAAGTATTGGATATGGACATGCCCCCCTTTGTAGTGTTTACTGAATAGGAGATACGTTACTTTCTTATTGATCGCTTACTTTCATATACTGAATAACCAACACTGCAGGTAAAATATAGCCTAACATGGCTTGAAAGATGGCGACCATCCTTGACCATCCAAACGGAGTAACATCTCCATAGCCAACGGAAAACAAAGTAATAACACTGAAATATAAAGACCTGGTGATGAGGTCCATCCAATGTCCATCTTCAAGAGTGACATTGTAGTAATGATCAACGATAGGACCTAACCCAGAAATATCTAACAAAATATAAATCAATGCAAATGTAATGACCACATTGGCATAAAA
This sequence is a window from Caldalkalibacillus uzonensis. Protein-coding genes within it:
- a CDS encoding potassium channel family protein, which produces MSVLFKRGHRRKMFHYFISLALFYANVVITFALIYILLDISGLGPIVDHYYNVTLEDGHWMDLITRSLYFSVITLFSVGYGDVTPFGWSRMVAIFQAMLGYILPAVLVIQYMKVSDQ